The following proteins are encoded in a genomic region of Labilithrix sp.:
- a CDS encoding helix-turn-helix transcriptional regulator, producing MLAVRKRKAGSGVEKGTESAVAEALGDDVGAAELARRVAENLRHKRKVRGLSLDDLARASGVSRAALSQVETCKTNPTVGLLWKIAVGLGVPFADLLGQPRTGISVLRRGEAQVLRSLDGKLESRPLTPAGASALVEIYELRLAARATHTSEPHAAGTHEFVVVLSGSLRLHVEGETIDLLAGDSVSFPADRSHAYENNGSSEARYHNVILYER from the coding sequence GTGTTGGCGGTACGCAAGCGGAAAGCAGGCAGCGGGGTAGAGAAGGGTACGGAGTCGGCGGTCGCGGAGGCGCTCGGCGACGACGTCGGTGCGGCGGAGCTCGCGCGGCGCGTGGCGGAGAACCTCCGGCACAAACGGAAGGTGCGCGGCCTCTCGCTCGACGACCTCGCGCGGGCGTCGGGCGTCAGCCGCGCGGCGCTCTCGCAGGTCGAGACCTGCAAGACGAACCCCACGGTGGGCCTTCTCTGGAAGATCGCGGTCGGCCTCGGCGTCCCGTTCGCCGACCTGCTCGGGCAGCCGCGCACCGGCATCAGCGTGCTTCGCCGCGGCGAGGCGCAGGTGCTGCGGTCGCTCGACGGCAAGCTGGAGAGCCGGCCGCTCACCCCGGCAGGGGCGTCGGCGCTCGTCGAGATCTACGAGCTGCGCCTCGCCGCGCGGGCGACGCACACCTCCGAGCCGCACGCGGCGGGGACACACGAGTTCGTCGTCGTCCTCTCTGGGAGCCTTCGCCTCCACGTCGAAGGCGAGACGATCGACCTCCTCGCCGGCGACTCGGTCTCGTTCCCCGCCGACCGCTCGCACGCGTACGAGAACAACGGCTCGTCGGAAGCGCGCTACCACAACGTCATCCTCTACGAGCGCTGA
- the cysC gene encoding adenylyl-sulfate kinase, whose product MTNRASTNLAFADGAGRDRGVVVWLTGLSGAGKSTIAEALAPVLRAAGGRVEVLDGDVVRTHLSKGLGFSREDRDLNVARIAFVAHLLQRNGVHVIVAAISPFRAAREAARALIGDFVEVHVAPPLEACVARDTKGLYKKALAGEIASFTGISDPYEPPLAPELTLDTSTLTLAESVARIVDLLTARRAPPRNDDSHAAPAGRSDEHARPPEHEPPSARTDDARHTPPERRHPSARTDAAEPLTPPEREHTSARNHDARPHTPPERGRTSTLNDDARALTPPERERTSARTDDARPHTPPEHTHTSATNVDTRPLTPPECEPPIARTDDTQPLTPPECERTGARTDDTRPLTPPERESASALNDARTRTALGSRSDERAAAGAAFEGRDGGGVEARERVGAPPRGWGNGRNDDARAGGPPEGGWGEDARRARAGGAGGDADGTEETAWRR is encoded by the coding sequence ATGACGAATCGCGCCTCGACCAACCTAGCATTTGCAGACGGCGCGGGGCGCGACCGCGGCGTCGTCGTGTGGCTCACCGGCCTCTCCGGCGCGGGGAAGTCCACGATCGCCGAGGCGCTCGCGCCGGTGCTGAGGGCGGCGGGGGGCCGGGTCGAGGTCCTGGACGGCGACGTCGTCCGAACGCACCTGTCGAAGGGGCTCGGCTTCTCGCGCGAGGACCGCGACCTCAACGTCGCGCGCATCGCGTTCGTCGCGCATCTACTTCAACGAAATGGCGTCCACGTCATTGTCGCCGCGATCTCGCCCTTCCGCGCGGCGCGCGAGGCGGCGCGGGCGCTCATCGGCGACTTCGTCGAGGTGCACGTCGCCCCGCCGCTCGAGGCATGCGTCGCCCGCGACACCAAGGGCCTCTACAAGAAGGCGCTCGCCGGCGAGATCGCCTCCTTCACCGGCATCAGCGACCCCTACGAGCCGCCGCTCGCCCCCGAGCTGACCCTCGACACGAGCACCCTGACCCTCGCCGAGAGCGTCGCCCGCATCGTCGACCTGCTCACCGCCCGCCGCGCGCCCCCCCGAAACGACGACTCGCACGCCGCCCCCGCCGGACGGAGCGACGAACACGCTCGACCGCCCGAGCACGAACCCCCGAGCGCACGGACCGACGACGCCCGACACACGCCCCCCGAGCGCAGACACCCGAGCGCACGGACCGACGCCGCGGAGCCGCTCACTCCGCCAGAGCGCGAACACACGAGCGCCCGAAACCACGACGCTCGGCCCCACACGCCGCCGGAGCGCGGACGCACGAGCACGCTGAACGACGACGCTCGAGCGCTCACGCCGCCAGAACGCGAACGCACGAGCGCACGAACCGACGACGCGCGGCCGCACACGCCGCCAGAGCACACGCACACGAGCGCGACGAACGTCGACACGCGACCGCTCACGCCGCCCGAATGCGAACCCCCGATCGCACGGACCGACGACACGCAACCGCTCACGCCGCCCGAATGCGAACGCACGGGCGCACGAACCGACGATACGCGACCGCTCACGCCGCCGGAGCGCGAGAGCGCGAGCGCGCTGAACGACGCGCGGACGCGCACCGCGCTGGGAAGTCGGAGCGACGAGCGCGCAGCGGCGGGCGCGGCGTTCGAGGGGCGCGATGGCGGAGGGGTGGAGGCGCGCGAGCGGGTGGGCGCGCCTCCGCGGGGTTGGGGGAACGGGCGGAACGACGATGCTCGTGCGGGTGGGCCGCCGGAGGGGGGATGGGGGGAAGATGCGCGACGAGCGCGGGCGGGGGGCGCGGGCGGAGATGCGGACGGAACGGAGGAGACAGCATGGCGGCGGTGA